One window of Rhizobium leguminosarum genomic DNA carries:
- a CDS encoding VOC family protein, producing MRLNQVTVTMPDLDLGWSFYTLLGPRPVVDARPRYARFVCPDGDSTFSLHQGESGGGGTTVYFECESLDETVGRLNEAGLHFMSGPEDKSWLWREAELFDPGGNRVILYFAGLNRVDPPWRVGQDDPN from the coding sequence ATGCGCCTGAACCAGGTGACCGTTACGATGCCTGACCTCGATTTGGGCTGGAGCTTCTACACCCTCCTCGGTCCGAGGCCGGTCGTTGATGCCCGTCCGCGTTATGCGCGCTTCGTCTGCCCGGACGGAGACAGCACCTTCTCCCTGCATCAGGGCGAAAGCGGCGGTGGGGGAACCACAGTATATTTCGAGTGTGAGAGCCTGGACGAGACGGTCGGCCGCCTTAACGAGGCTGGCCTTCACTTCATGAGCGGCCCCGAGGACAAGAGTTGGCTTTGGCGCGAGGCGGAGCTGTTCGACCCCGGCGGCAACCGCGTCATCCTTTATTTTGCCGGATTGAACCGCGTCGATCCGCCGTGGCGGGTGGGTCAAGATGACCCGAATTAA
- a CDS encoding nodulation protein, giving the protein MVRKEGVAHIIRQVAEQGLARLMMRLPATRATIRAAAASQPHLYELCGAYGEACAVLDRMRKDMSADPAIVAEYEIICAEIEIDVTRVLLGGR; this is encoded by the coding sequence ATGGTCAGGAAAGAAGGCGTAGCACACATAATCCGGCAAGTCGCCGAACAGGGGCTGGCCAGGCTGATGATGAGGCTGCCCGCAACGCGGGCAACTATCAGAGCCGCCGCGGCGAGCCAGCCCCATCTTTACGAACTTTGCGGAGCCTATGGCGAGGCCTGCGCCGTTCTCGATCGGATGCGCAAGGATATGTCGGCCGACCCGGCGATCGTCGCCGAATACGAGATCATCTGCGCGGAAATCGAAATCGACGTCACCAGGGTCCTGCTCGGCGGCCGATAA
- a CDS encoding pyridoxal phosphate-dependent decarboxylase family protein: protein MSAIASLFQEAARLAAGFRQAAPARHVPTHDYAASLAAFDEPLPAAGSDMLDVIRQLANDAEPGLHATTGPRFFGWVIGGSHPVGVAADFLTSAWGQNAGNHTVAPAAAAVETVAARWLLDLLKLPAESSVGFVTGATVANFTCLAAARGEVLRQVGWDANANGLFGAPEITVLIGDDAHTTVFSALQFLGLGHDRVRRVRTDPVGRIDPAALTGTLGTVSGPVIAILQAGQINTGAFDDFAVIIPLLKAKGAWVHVDSAFGLWAQASVKTSHLSRGIDAADSWATDGHKWLQTPYDCGYAIVRNELAHRRAMTIAASYLPLAGEGERDPSHYVPELSRRARGFATWAVLKHLGREGVAALVDQCCASARLAADLLAREPGIAILNEVTLNQLVIRFGADLPSEEGDALTRKTIERIQADGMIFAGGAKWRGRDVLRLSVTNFQTTSDQAELAVKSIITAFRSVSRR from the coding sequence ATGTCGGCAATCGCATCTCTGTTTCAGGAAGCCGCGCGGCTTGCGGCCGGCTTCCGGCAGGCAGCGCCCGCCCGCCATGTTCCCACTCACGACTACGCCGCCTCCCTCGCCGCTTTCGACGAGCCGCTACCGGCGGCCGGTTCCGATATGCTTGACGTTATCAGGCAGTTGGCGAATGACGCCGAACCGGGGCTGCATGCAACCACCGGCCCGCGCTTTTTCGGCTGGGTCATCGGCGGCTCGCATCCGGTCGGCGTCGCGGCCGATTTCCTCACCAGCGCCTGGGGCCAGAATGCCGGAAATCATACCGTCGCTCCGGCCGCGGCCGCAGTCGAGACCGTCGCTGCAAGATGGCTTCTCGATCTCCTGAAGCTGCCGGCCGAAAGCTCGGTCGGCTTCGTGACGGGCGCGACCGTGGCGAACTTCACCTGCCTTGCCGCCGCACGCGGCGAGGTGCTGCGCCAAGTAGGCTGGGATGCCAATGCCAACGGCCTGTTCGGCGCGCCCGAGATCACCGTGCTGATCGGCGACGACGCCCACACGACGGTGTTCTCGGCGCTGCAATTCCTCGGCCTCGGCCACGATCGCGTGCGGCGCGTGCGCACCGATCCGGTGGGGCGGATCGACCCGGCGGCGCTGACGGGCACGCTCGGCACCGTCTCCGGTCCCGTCATCGCCATACTCCAGGCGGGGCAGATCAATACTGGCGCCTTCGACGACTTCGCCGTCATCATCCCCCTCTTGAAAGCCAAAGGCGCCTGGGTGCATGTCGACAGTGCCTTCGGCCTCTGGGCGCAGGCGTCGGTGAAGACCAGCCATCTCAGCCGCGGTATCGACGCGGCCGACAGCTGGGCGACCGACGGCCACAAATGGCTGCAGACGCCCTATGATTGCGGCTATGCGATTGTCCGCAATGAGCTCGCCCATCGCCGCGCCATGACGATCGCCGCAAGCTATCTGCCGCTTGCCGGCGAAGGCGAACGCGATCCCTCCCATTACGTGCCGGAGCTTTCCAGGCGCGCGCGCGGCTTTGCCACCTGGGCGGTGCTGAAACATCTCGGCCGCGAGGGTGTGGCCGCCCTCGTCGACCAGTGCTGCGCCTCGGCGCGGCTGGCGGCCGACCTGCTCGCCCGCGAACCCGGCATCGCCATTCTGAACGAGGTAACGCTGAACCAGCTCGTCATCCGCTTCGGAGCCGACCTGCCTTCCGAAGAAGGTGACGCGCTGACCCGAAAGACGATCGAAAGGATCCAGGCCGACGGCATGATCTTCGCCGGCGGCGCCAAATGGCGCGGCCGCGACGTCCTGCGCCTCTCCGTAACCAATTTCCAAACGACATCGGATCAGGCAGAACTGGCGGTGAAGAGCATCATCACCGCGTTCAGGAGTGTCAGCCGCAGGTGA
- a CDS encoding protocatechuate 3,4-dioxygenase encodes MKRRTLVLGGAAIAASTVAAAAIWPRRHITIAARTFDWKGTDFLSGGTKSVVLKKLPAPLFRTRPNCVVTTAQTLGPCHVNNIPARQDVSEGMTGLPLRLAVRIVHAADCRPVENADIEIWHTDHRGVYSGREAAEMCTLGDAEAVGGLAFRGRQLTDAEGQASFLTAYPGWYRGRTPHVHCRILVEGKELLVSQIYFDDTLSDIIYGEHPDYLGRPPRDTRNEADGIIPKDAADHIFDFEKLDGGVLSATITIGLSS; translated from the coding sequence ATGAAAAGGCGAACTCTGGTGCTTGGAGGTGCAGCCATTGCGGCTTCAACCGTGGCTGCTGCGGCGATCTGGCCACGGCGGCATATCACCATTGCCGCCAGGACATTCGACTGGAAGGGGACGGATTTCCTGAGCGGCGGCACAAAGTCGGTCGTATTGAAAAAGCTGCCTGCGCCGCTCTTCCGTACCCGTCCGAATTGCGTCGTGACCACCGCCCAGACCCTTGGCCCCTGCCATGTCAACAATATTCCGGCCCGTCAGGACGTCTCGGAAGGAATGACCGGGCTGCCGTTGCGGCTGGCCGTCCGCATCGTCCATGCCGCCGATTGTCGGCCGGTCGAAAATGCCGATATCGAGATCTGGCACACCGATCATCGCGGCGTCTATTCCGGCCGCGAGGCGGCCGAGATGTGTACACTCGGCGACGCCGAGGCAGTCGGCGGGCTCGCCTTTCGCGGGCGCCAGCTGACGGATGCTGAGGGGCAGGCAAGCTTCCTGACGGCCTATCCCGGATGGTACAGGGGCCGCACGCCGCATGTTCACTGCCGCATCCTCGTCGAAGGCAAGGAGCTCCTGGTCAGCCAGATCTATTTCGACGATACGCTGAGCGACATCATCTATGGCGAGCATCCGGACTACCTTGGACGCCCTCCCCGCGATACCCGCAATGAAGCGGACGGCATCATCCCGAAGGATGCCGCCGATCACATATTCGACTTCGAGAAGCTCGACGGCGGCGTGCTGTCCGCCACTATCACGATCGGCCTCTCTTCCTGA
- a CDS encoding right-handed parallel beta-helix repeat-containing protein, which produces MTVYYVNSATGANSNSGTSEDAPFSSFWAVENLKLQPGDSVLLAAGSVYNDQLDLKYSGTVSAPITIGSYGVGDAPVIHSPGDGIHSLYASNIVIENIKISDTGGAAIYGGSVSNWTVRNVEVDHTGLAGKAGSVTFRTGSNITIENSTINDVNGDGIWIEKINGVTLINNTVTNAHGTAADAVQMNDSSNILISGNVLDQTGAISTKGVLALIRPVNAVIEDNTLVGGGFGVSAQAGTNIAIHDNDISGYGGYSWSYAIGLGDQGDTRDYDISGNYIHDGVWGVAVSAAGTTSYVREDIDIHNNVFDDLSQAALKVDRPASGAFHDNIIASDVTPYSISPAIIAANTFPVSNNTTLEEADALFVSLDSHAAGDTAHVDTAPTIVAAHDSLKISADTDSAHHGNLLENDSSANGVLLLRRFEGEVVGKNGLTLTGQYGTIHVDDHGDYSYTLDAAKLAGLSGDVSETFYYKISDGAAHHFDTDTLNISIDVDGVLT; this is translated from the coding sequence ATGACAGTCTATTATGTGAATTCGGCAACAGGGGCCAACAGCAACAGCGGAACGAGCGAGGACGCGCCTTTTTCGTCCTTCTGGGCGGTGGAGAATTTGAAGCTGCAGCCCGGCGACAGTGTGCTGCTCGCTGCCGGTAGCGTTTATAACGACCAGCTCGACCTCAAATATTCCGGCACCGTCAGCGCCCCGATCACTATCGGCAGCTACGGGGTCGGCGATGCGCCGGTCATCCACAGTCCCGGCGACGGCATTCACAGCCTTTATGCCTCCAACATCGTCATCGAGAACATCAAGATTTCGGATACCGGTGGTGCAGCCATCTATGGCGGCAGTGTTTCGAACTGGACGGTGCGTAATGTCGAGGTCGATCACACCGGCTTGGCAGGCAAGGCCGGTTCCGTCACCTTCCGAACCGGCTCGAACATCACCATCGAAAACAGCACGATCAACGACGTGAACGGCGACGGCATCTGGATCGAGAAGATCAACGGCGTCACCCTCATCAACAATACCGTCACCAACGCCCATGGCACTGCGGCAGACGCTGTGCAGATGAACGATAGCAGCAATATCCTGATCAGCGGCAATGTTCTCGACCAGACGGGTGCCATCAGTACGAAGGGCGTGCTGGCGCTCATCCGGCCTGTGAATGCGGTGATCGAGGACAACACGCTGGTTGGCGGCGGCTTCGGGGTGAGCGCTCAGGCGGGCACGAATATTGCCATCCATGACAACGACATTTCGGGATATGGCGGTTACAGCTGGTCCTACGCCATCGGTCTCGGCGACCAGGGCGATACGCGGGACTATGATATCTCGGGCAATTATATCCATGACGGCGTATGGGGCGTGGCGGTCAGCGCTGCCGGGACCACCAGTTATGTTCGTGAAGATATCGATATCCATAACAACGTCTTCGACGACCTGTCGCAGGCGGCGCTGAAGGTCGACAGGCCTGCATCCGGAGCCTTCCACGACAATATCATCGCCAGCGATGTCACGCCCTACAGCATATCCCCTGCCATCATCGCTGCGAACACCTTTCCCGTCAGCAACAACACGACGCTCGAAGAGGCTGACGCCCTGTTTGTGAGCCTTGATAGCCACGCTGCCGGTGATACAGCGCATGTGGACACCGCCCCGACAATCGTCGCGGCCCATGACAGCTTGAAGATCTCGGCCGACACGGATAGCGCCCATCATGGCAATCTCCTCGAAAATGACAGTTCGGCCAATGGGGTCCTGCTGCTTCGCCGCTTCGAGGGCGAAGTCGTCGGCAAGAACGGTCTGACGCTGACCGGCCAATACGGCACCATCCATGTCGACGATCATGGCGACTACAGCTACACGCTCGACGCGGCGAAGCTTGCCGGGCTTAGCGGAGATGTGAGCGAGACGTTCTATTATAAGATTTCGGATGGGGCCGCGCATCATTTCGATACGGATACGCTGAACATCTCCATCGATGTGGACGGTGTGCTGACCTGA
- a CDS encoding GNAT family N-acetyltransferase — MDASCVTIRLIQADEVEAFRRIRLEALRAEPSSFASRYEDWEILPDEEWRNRLNEPVFIAFQNGEPVGIMGLLRQRSSKMAHRATIIMVYIGKSLRGTGLAGRLLDVVSDHARHIGIRQLELFVSAENPAAIRFYQREGFSEIGRIPGGVLEEGREIDDVMMARRLVD, encoded by the coding sequence ATGGATGCGAGCTGCGTGACGATCAGACTTATCCAGGCAGACGAAGTGGAGGCTTTCCGGCGTATTCGTCTGGAAGCGCTACGCGCCGAGCCGTCCTCCTTTGCGAGCCGCTACGAAGATTGGGAGATCTTGCCCGACGAGGAGTGGCGCAATCGCCTGAACGAGCCGGTCTTCATTGCGTTCCAGAACGGCGAACCCGTCGGCATCATGGGCCTGCTGCGGCAGCGGTCGAGCAAGATGGCCCATCGCGCGACGATCATCATGGTCTACATCGGAAAGAGCCTGCGTGGCACCGGTCTTGCCGGGAGGCTGCTCGATGTTGTTTCCGATCATGCGCGCCATATCGGCATTCGGCAGCTGGAACTCTTCGTCAGCGCGGAGAACCCGGCGGCGATTCGGTTTTATCAGCGAGAGGGCTTCTCCGAGATCGGCAGGATCCCTGGCGGGGTTCTGGAGGAGGGCAGGGAGATCGACGACGTTATGATGGCTCGCCGTCTGGTCGATTAG
- a CDS encoding potassium transporter Kup, producing the protein MTSTHADKTGEGAGRKGFVGLVVGAIGVVYGDIGTSPLYALREALRPFAADGVHEAEVVGLISLMVWTLTIIVTFKYVLFLLRADNDGEGGTLSLLALLMKKMGRNVPVLFFAGLIGAALFIGDAMITPALSVMSALEGLKLVTPAFAEYVPLASAAIMIVLFGVQSRGTAAVSMFFGPITVLWFLAMAAGGLIHIGDDWTILEALNPINAFLFLTHAGTVGLIVLGAVFLTVTGCEALYADLGHFGRRPIQTAWFVLVFPALLLNYLGQGALVLAHPETAANPFFLMYPDWALLPVVLLATMATIIASQAVITGAFSLARSAVHLGFLPRLRIKFTSETNTGQIYVPSVNILLLVGVLMLIFSFRDSESLATAYGISVTGTMVISTMLVFQFLRAVWGYSLVLAGVVLLPLFLIEVLFLAANLLKIYDGGWVPVALALAIMILMWTWTRGQAYLKRLRANNEIPLDSFIRSIERKSDHSPVTVPGTAVFLTSVPDRTPNVLLHNLKHNHVLHQQNVILSVWTEDEPYVPDSRRIKISQLSPRFVRLDLTFGFMDDPDVTRALALCREGGFKFEIMKTSFYLGRRNLVRTPNTGLPGWQERIFMALEGLAIDPSDYFNLPSNRVVELGEQVAI; encoded by the coding sequence ATGACGTCGACACATGCAGACAAAACGGGTGAAGGTGCCGGCCGAAAGGGCTTTGTCGGGCTGGTCGTCGGCGCGATCGGCGTCGTATATGGCGATATCGGCACCAGCCCGCTCTATGCCCTTCGTGAGGCGCTGAGGCCCTTTGCAGCCGATGGCGTCCACGAGGCCGAGGTCGTCGGCCTCATTTCGCTGATGGTCTGGACGCTGACGATCATTGTGACCTTCAAATACGTGCTCTTCCTTCTCAGAGCGGACAACGACGGCGAAGGCGGCACGCTCTCGCTTCTCGCCCTGCTGATGAAGAAGATGGGCCGAAACGTGCCCGTGCTCTTCTTCGCCGGGCTGATCGGAGCGGCTCTCTTCATCGGCGATGCGATGATCACGCCTGCTCTGTCGGTCATGTCGGCGCTCGAAGGCCTGAAGCTCGTCACACCGGCCTTTGCCGAATACGTGCCGCTTGCCTCGGCTGCGATCATGATCGTTCTGTTTGGCGTCCAGTCGAGGGGAACGGCTGCCGTCTCGATGTTTTTCGGGCCGATTACGGTGTTGTGGTTTCTGGCCATGGCGGCCGGCGGGCTGATCCATATCGGTGACGACTGGACAATTCTGGAGGCGCTCAATCCGATCAATGCATTCCTGTTCCTCACCCATGCCGGCACCGTCGGCCTCATCGTGCTCGGCGCCGTCTTTCTGACCGTCACCGGCTGCGAAGCGCTCTATGCCGATCTCGGGCATTTCGGCCGCCGCCCTATCCAGACGGCATGGTTCGTGCTCGTCTTTCCGGCATTGCTCCTCAACTATCTTGGCCAAGGCGCGCTGGTTCTCGCCCACCCCGAAACGGCGGCCAATCCGTTCTTTCTGATGTATCCCGATTGGGCCTTGCTGCCGGTGGTTCTGCTCGCGACGATGGCGACGATCATCGCCAGCCAGGCTGTCATCACCGGCGCATTTTCGCTGGCCCGCTCGGCGGTTCACCTCGGCTTCCTGCCGCGGTTGCGGATCAAGTTCACGTCGGAGACCAATACCGGCCAGATCTACGTGCCGAGCGTCAATATTCTCCTGCTGGTCGGCGTCTTGATGCTGATCTTTTCCTTCCGCGACTCCGAGTCGCTGGCGACGGCCTACGGCATCTCGGTGACCGGAACCATGGTCATCTCGACCATGCTGGTCTTCCAGTTCCTCCGAGCCGTCTGGGGCTACTCCCTCGTGCTCGCCGGCGTCGTGCTGCTGCCGCTCTTCCTCATCGAAGTCCTTTTCCTGGCGGCCAACCTCTTGAAAATCTACGATGGCGGCTGGGTTCCGGTCGCCCTTGCGCTGGCGATCATGATCTTGATGTGGACGTGGACCCGAGGGCAGGCCTATCTGAAGCGGCTGCGTGCCAACAACGAGATCCCGCTCGATTCCTTCATAAGGTCGATCGAACGAAAGTCGGACCATTCGCCGGTCACCGTTCCGGGAACGGCGGTTTTCCTGACCAGCGTTCCGGATCGGACGCCGAATGTTCTGCTCCACAATCTCAAGCACAACCACGTGCTCCACCAACAGAACGTCATCCTGAGCGTCTGGACCGAAGACGAACCTTATGTTCCGGACAGCCGCCGCATCAAGATCAGCCAGCTCTCGCCGCGCTTTGTGCGCCTTGATCTCACCTTCGGCTTCATGGACGACCCCGATGTCACCAGAGCGCTCGCCCTCTGCCGGGAGGGCGGGTTCAAGTTCGAGATCATGAAGACCTCCTTCTACCTCGGCCGCCGGAACCTCGTCAGGACGCCGAACACCGGACTACCCGGCTGGCAGGAGCGCATATTCATGGCGCTGGAAGGCTTGGCAATCGATCCCTCCGACTATTTCAACCTGCCCTCGAACCGTGTCGTCGAGCTCGGTGAACAGGTTGCCATTTAG
- a CDS encoding Na+/H+ antiporter, with translation MEPTHLFELVIAMFLAIIALHYAAHRLGLPPSVALLTGGASLAFVPGLPAISVDPELVLVIFLPPLLMDGAWSIALSRLRRHMIGIASLAVGAVLFTCAVVAVVVHLIFPSLPWAACAALGAIVAPPDAVSARAVLERVRLPRRLQILLEGESLLNDASGLVLFRFAVAAAATGAFSAGEAVGNFFVLALGGAIVGIVIAAAWVKLIRHLGDDYLIIAATVLLGWISYLFGELLHVSGVIATVTTGLIASWHQHTVFSAATRMRGTSFWTVMIFLMEAAVFTLIGLSLRDVVERGGGFTTVIATMGLPMLAILVTLVAARFAWVFASDLVIKSCAALGFTRARPLGAGGATVLSWAGVRGVVTLALALSLPEGFSGRDLILATSFAVILGTVLVQGTTLGRVIAWARLAPETERARLTMSQAEAAMAQVQLGIVQNLAYDAEGQLIHPQLLERYQRRATAIVDYAERTDAHFDVVLEAVATGRRELIRLHRVGDIDDETLDELERDLDLEELSAISAKA, from the coding sequence ATGGAACCAACCCACTTATTCGAGCTTGTTATCGCGATGTTTCTAGCGATCATCGCGCTGCACTATGCTGCCCACAGGCTCGGACTGCCGCCGTCCGTCGCGCTGCTGACCGGTGGTGCTTCGTTGGCCTTTGTGCCGGGGCTGCCGGCGATATCAGTCGATCCCGAGCTGGTGCTGGTCATTTTCCTGCCGCCGCTGTTGATGGATGGCGCCTGGTCCATCGCGTTGTCGCGGCTGCGGCGCCATATGATCGGGATCGCCTCTCTTGCCGTCGGCGCGGTACTTTTCACCTGCGCGGTCGTGGCCGTTGTCGTCCATCTTATCTTTCCATCACTTCCCTGGGCCGCCTGCGCGGCCCTTGGCGCGATCGTTGCGCCGCCGGACGCGGTTTCGGCGCGCGCTGTTCTGGAGCGCGTCAGGCTGCCACGGCGGCTTCAGATTCTGCTGGAAGGCGAGAGCCTGCTCAACGATGCGAGCGGCCTGGTTCTCTTCCGTTTTGCCGTTGCCGCCGCCGCAACGGGAGCCTTCAGCGCCGGGGAGGCGGTTGGTAATTTCTTCGTGCTGGCGCTCGGCGGCGCCATCGTCGGCATCGTCATCGCAGCCGCATGGGTCAAGCTTATCCGGCACCTCGGCGACGACTATCTGATCATCGCGGCCACCGTGTTGCTCGGCTGGATTTCCTATCTGTTTGGCGAACTGCTGCATGTTTCCGGCGTCATCGCCACCGTTACCACGGGCCTGATCGCTTCCTGGCACCAGCACACTGTATTTTCAGCGGCGACGCGCATGCGAGGCACCTCGTTCTGGACGGTGATGATCTTCTTGATGGAGGCTGCGGTCTTCACATTGATCGGGCTGTCGCTCCGGGATGTCGTCGAACGCGGCGGCGGCTTTACCACCGTGATCGCGACAATGGGACTGCCGATGCTGGCAATCCTCGTGACACTCGTGGCCGCGCGGTTTGCCTGGGTCTTCGCCTCCGATCTCGTCATCAAGTCATGTGCAGCTCTGGGGTTCACGCGTGCCCGGCCGCTCGGAGCAGGCGGGGCGACCGTTTTAAGCTGGGCCGGCGTGCGCGGCGTGGTCACCCTCGCCTTGGCGCTGAGCCTGCCCGAGGGTTTTTCGGGCCGTGACTTGATCCTCGCCACGTCCTTCGCCGTCATTCTCGGAACTGTGCTTGTGCAAGGCACGACATTGGGGCGGGTGATTGCCTGGGCGCGGCTGGCGCCGGAGACGGAAAGAGCGCGCCTGACAATGAGCCAGGCCGAAGCCGCCATGGCCCAGGTGCAGCTCGGGATCGTCCAAAACCTGGCATATGACGCGGAGGGACAGCTCATCCACCCTCAATTGCTGGAGCGCTATCAGCGCAGAGCGACAGCCATCGTCGACTATGCCGAGAGAACCGATGCTCATTTTGACGTCGTTCTCGAAGCGGTTGCGACAGGGCGACGGGAACTCATTCGTCTCCACCGCGTCGGCGACATTGATGACGAGACGCTGGATGAGCTGGAACGCGATCTCGATCTCGAGGAACTGAGCGCGATCTCGGCCAAGGCCTGA
- a CDS encoding TIGR02594 family protein, translated as MKVILVIVLTVLAVPCEADMLGTASKYKSMHERSISFLSINPRRVSWCGAFLAFVAKRSSREPPPNPNMAASWRKFGKPVFFRAARRGDVVVIRTGRRFHVSLFDHIDPRRQYVYLFGGNQSNRVQLSRYRASSVVAVRR; from the coding sequence ATGAAGGTTATTCTCGTCATCGTCCTCACGGTGCTTGCCGTGCCCTGTGAGGCGGACATGCTGGGCACGGCATCCAAGTACAAGAGCATGCACGAACGCTCCATCTCCTTCCTCAGCATCAATCCCCGCAGGGTATCGTGGTGCGGGGCGTTCCTGGCCTTTGTCGCCAAGCGATCTTCGCGGGAGCCGCCGCCCAACCCCAATATGGCGGCGTCCTGGAGGAAATTCGGCAAGCCGGTATTCTTCCGCGCTGCCCGACGGGGTGATGTCGTGGTGATCCGCACCGGCAGGCGCTTTCATGTGAGCCTTTTCGACCACATCGACCCGCGCCGGCAGTATGTCTACCTGTTCGGCGGCAATCAATCCAACCGGGTGCAACTGTCCAGGTATCGCGCCAGCTCGGTCGTCGCCGTGCGACGATGA
- the dapB gene encoding 4-hydroxy-tetrahydrodipicolinate reductase, producing MTSSIKIAVAGANGRMGRAILPLLAADPTFVFVGGIGREGSAGAGLIDRSAAIEAADVILDFTTGRAAAELAGLCASAGGPALVIGATGFEPDELERIAVAARTIPILRSGNFSIGLNMLLGLVAQAARALPAQGWDIEILEAHHNRKIDAPSGTALMLGEAAAEGRGVSLASVERRGRDGITGERPPGEIGFAVLRAGGLVGEHSVLFAAAEEVVTLSHSALDRGMFARGALAAARWVAGCAPGEYGMRDVLGLG from the coding sequence GTGACCTCATCAATCAAAATAGCCGTCGCCGGTGCGAACGGCCGCATGGGTCGTGCCATCCTGCCGCTGCTGGCGGCCGATCCGACTTTTGTTTTCGTCGGCGGCATCGGTCGTGAGGGCTCTGCAGGCGCCGGGCTGATCGACCGTTCGGCCGCGATCGAGGCCGCCGACGTGATCCTGGATTTCACCACGGGACGTGCCGCCGCCGAACTTGCCGGCTTGTGCGCCTCAGCCGGCGGTCCGGCCCTGGTGATCGGAGCGACGGGTTTCGAGCCGGATGAGCTGGAACGGATCGCAGTGGCTGCCCGGACGATTCCGATCCTGCGCTCCGGCAATTTCTCCATCGGCCTGAACATGCTGCTCGGGCTCGTTGCCCAGGCCGCCCGCGCTCTTCCCGCGCAGGGCTGGGATATCGAAATCCTCGAAGCCCACCACAACAGGAAGATCGACGCGCCGTCCGGCACGGCGCTGATGCTCGGAGAAGCCGCCGCCGAAGGCCGCGGCGTTTCACTCGCCTCCGTCGAGCGGCGCGGGCGCGATGGCATCACCGGCGAACGGCCGCCCGGCGAAATCGGCTTCGCCGTCCTGCGCGCCGGCGGACTGGTCGGAGAACACAGCGTGCTGTTTGCCGCCGCCGAGGAAGTCGTGACGCTTTCGCATTCGGCTCTCGATCGCGGCATGTTCGCCCGCGGCGCGCTTGCCGCCGCCCGCTGGGTCGCAGGATGCGCACCCGGCGAATACGGCATGCGGGATGTCCTGGGTCTGGGGTGA